In the genome of Pseudomonas sp. P5_109, one region contains:
- a CDS encoding 1,2-dihydroxy-3-keto-5-methylthiopentene dioxygenase codes for MSSLSVYHVSSPEIPNKVLTHFEDIASTLAEQGVRFDRWQAAAKIQPGATQEEVIGAYQAQIDQLMTERGYITVDVISLNSDHPQKAELRAKFLNEHRHGEDEVRFFVAGRGLFTLHIDDYVYAVLCEKNDLISVPAGTKHWFDMGEHPHFVAIRLFNNPEGWVANFTGEDIASQFPCLED; via the coding sequence ATGAGCAGCCTGTCCGTTTATCACGTCTCCAGCCCTGAGATTCCCAACAAGGTGCTGACCCATTTCGAAGACATCGCCTCGACCCTGGCCGAGCAGGGCGTGCGTTTCGACCGCTGGCAAGCGGCGGCGAAAATCCAGCCGGGTGCCACTCAGGAAGAAGTGATTGGCGCCTACCAGGCGCAAATCGACCAGTTGATGACCGAGCGCGGTTACATCACCGTCGACGTGATCAGCCTCAACAGCGATCACCCGCAAAAAGCCGAGCTGCGCGCCAAGTTCCTCAACGAACACCGCCACGGCGAAGATGAAGTACGATTTTTCGTCGCCGGGCGTGGTTTGTTCACCCTGCACATCGACGATTACGTCTACGCGGTGCTCTGCGAGAAGAACGATCTGATCTCGGTGCCGGCCGGTACCAAACACTGGTTCGACATGGGCGAGCACCCGCATTTTGTCGCGATCCGCCTGTTCAATAACCCGGAAGGCTGGGTGGCCAATTTCACCGGCGAAGACATCGCCAGCCAATTCCCGTGTCTTGAGGACTGA
- the mtnC gene encoding acireductone synthase, with protein MPIKAILTDIEGTTSAVSFVFDVLFPYAARHLPDFVREQAGRADVAAQLDAVRRDSNEPGADVERVVEILLGWIAEDRKATPLKALQGMVWEQGYQAGQLKGHVYPDAVEALKRWHQSGYQLFVYSSGSIQAQQLIFGCSEAGDLTPLFSGYFDTTSGPKREAQSYANITQAINIKAGQILFLSDIVEELDAARAAGMATCGLAREGGELAGHVTVDSFARIEPSTF; from the coding sequence ATGCCGATCAAAGCGATTCTCACCGACATCGAAGGCACCACCAGCGCGGTGAGTTTTGTCTTCGACGTGCTGTTTCCTTACGCGGCCAGGCATCTGCCGGACTTCGTTCGTGAACAGGCCGGGCGCGCAGACGTGGCCGCACAGCTGGACGCCGTGCGCCGGGACAGCAACGAGCCGGGTGCGGACGTCGAGCGCGTTGTCGAGATCCTGCTGGGCTGGATTGCCGAAGACCGCAAGGCCACGCCGTTGAAAGCGTTGCAGGGAATGGTTTGGGAGCAGGGCTATCAGGCCGGGCAGTTGAAGGGGCATGTGTACCCGGACGCCGTTGAAGCGCTCAAGCGCTGGCACCAGAGCGGCTATCAACTGTTCGTTTATTCCTCGGGCTCGATCCAGGCGCAGCAGTTGATCTTCGGTTGCTCGGAAGCGGGGGATTTGACGCCGTTGTTCAGCGGTTACTTCGACACGACGTCGGGGCCCAAACGGGAAGCGCAGTCCTACGCCAACATCACGCAAGCGATCAACATCAAGGCGGGGCAGATTCTGTTTCTGTCTGACATTGTCGAAGAGCTGGATGCTGCGCGTGCAGCAGGGATGGCCACGTGCGGCCTGGCCCGTGAAGGCGGCGAATTGGCGGGGCATGTCACCGTGGACAGCTTTGCGCGGATAGAACCCTCTACATTCTAA
- a CDS encoding DUF3509 domain-containing protein, with translation MSLIQEKFSSLFSNFAVTTRDRPDGGILLTLHSADGREFKRSISYQQLHNGDQLTWVISAIRRDLAEQASELPQISLLQSQQRFALPTYHSL, from the coding sequence ATGAGCCTCATTCAGGAAAAATTTTCGTCCTTGTTCTCCAACTTCGCAGTCACTACCCGGGACCGTCCTGATGGCGGGATTCTGCTGACCTTGCACAGCGCCGACGGCAGAGAATTCAAACGCTCGATCTCTTACCAGCAATTGCACAATGGCGACCAACTGACGTGGGTCATCAGTGCGATTCGCCGCGACCTTGCCGAACAAGCCAGTGAATTGCCGCAGATTTCCCTGCTGCAAAGCCAGCAACGGTTCGCGCTGCCGACCTATCATTCGCTGTAA
- a CDS encoding long-chain-acyl-CoA synthetase: MSRTSHDTITWGMMLRKLPSIAKAIPRVVKGMKVANVKDPTQPCGLGWSFEQATLRNPDGPALLQGDVTLSYSEVNQWANRIAHHLIDQGIGKGDVVAVFIENRPELLVTILAVAKVGAISALLNTSQTRDTLVHSVNLVAPVAIIVGEELVPAYLEVCDRVAIKTARTWFVADQDTSRQPGIAPEGFINLMTVSLDDATDNPASSQQIFFDDPCFYIYTSGTTGLPKAGVFKHGRWMRSSASFGMIALDMRPDDVVYCTLPLYHATGLCVCWGSAVSGASGFAIRRKFSASQFWNDVRKYRATTIGYVGELCRYLVDQSPSADDSQHDVKKMIGNGLRPGAWNEFKTRFAVNHICELYAASDGNIGFTNILNFNNTIGFSLMSWELVAYDHDSGAPIREANGLMRKVAKGEQGLLLAKIDDKAPLDGYTDPQKTAKVVLHDVFQKGDRYFNTGDLLRNIGFGHAQFVDRLGDTYRWKGENVSTTEVENILLQHPHISEAVAYGVEIRNTNGRAGMAAITPAESLATLDFSELLAFAREQMPAYAVPLFLRVKVKMETTGTFKYQKTRLKDEAFDPGRTGDDPIYAWLPGTQTYVQVTEQLLTDIHGGKYRY; encoded by the coding sequence ATGAGCCGCACGTCGCACGACACGATTACCTGGGGCATGATGCTCCGCAAGCTGCCTTCCATCGCCAAAGCCATCCCCCGGGTGGTGAAGGGCATGAAGGTCGCCAACGTCAAGGACCCGACCCAACCGTGTGGTTTGGGCTGGAGTTTCGAGCAAGCCACATTGCGCAATCCGGATGGCCCGGCGCTGTTGCAAGGTGACGTAACGCTCAGTTACTCCGAGGTCAACCAATGGGCCAACCGCATCGCCCATCACCTGATCGACCAAGGCATCGGCAAGGGTGACGTGGTAGCGGTCTTCATCGAGAACCGCCCCGAACTGCTGGTGACGATTCTGGCAGTGGCCAAGGTCGGTGCGATCAGTGCGTTGCTCAATACCTCGCAGACCCGCGACACCCTGGTGCACAGCGTGAATCTGGTGGCGCCGGTGGCGATCATTGTCGGTGAGGAGTTGGTCCCGGCGTACCTGGAGGTGTGTGACCGAGTGGCAATCAAGACTGCGCGCACCTGGTTCGTCGCCGATCAGGACACTTCGCGCCAACCGGGTATCGCGCCTGAAGGTTTTATCAACCTGATGACTGTCAGTCTTGACGACGCCACTGACAACCCGGCCAGCAGCCAGCAGATTTTCTTCGATGATCCCTGCTTCTATATTTACACCTCAGGCACCACCGGGCTGCCCAAGGCGGGTGTGTTCAAGCATGGCCGCTGGATGCGCAGCTCTGCGAGTTTCGGCATGATCGCCCTGGACATGCGCCCGGACGATGTCGTCTATTGCACCTTGCCGCTGTACCACGCCACGGGCCTGTGCGTGTGCTGGGGTTCGGCCGTCAGTGGTGCCAGCGGGTTCGCCATCCGCCGCAAATTCAGCGCCAGTCAATTTTGGAACGACGTGCGCAAGTACCGGGCGACCACCATCGGTTATGTCGGCGAACTGTGCCGCTACCTGGTCGATCAATCGCCGAGCGCCGATGACAGCCAGCACGACGTGAAGAAGATGATCGGCAATGGCCTGCGTCCCGGTGCCTGGAACGAGTTCAAGACCCGCTTTGCGGTGAATCACATCTGTGAGCTGTACGCCGCCAGCGACGGCAATATCGGGTTCACCAACATTCTGAATTTCAACAACACCATCGGTTTTTCCCTGATGTCCTGGGAGCTGGTGGCGTACGACCACGACAGCGGTGCACCGATCCGCGAGGCCAATGGCCTAATGCGCAAGGTCGCCAAGGGCGAGCAGGGGTTGTTGCTGGCAAAAATCGACGACAAGGCACCGCTGGACGGCTACACCGATCCGCAGAAAACCGCCAAGGTCGTGCTCCACGATGTCTTCCAGAAAGGTGACCGTTACTTCAACACCGGCGACCTGTTGCGCAACATCGGCTTTGGGCATGCGCAATTTGTCGACCGCCTGGGTGACACCTACCGCTGGAAAGGCGAAAACGTCTCGACCACCGAGGTCGAAAACATCCTCCTGCAACACCCGCATATTTCCGAAGCCGTGGCCTATGGCGTTGAAATCCGCAATACCAATGGCCGCGCCGGCATGGCGGCGATCACCCCCGCCGAGTCCTTGGCCACCCTGGATTTCAGCGAACTGCTGGCCTTCGCCCGTGAGCAAATGCCGGCCTATGCGGTGCCGTTGTTCCTGCGGGTGAAAGTGAAAATGGAAACCACCGGGACGTTCAAATATCAGAAGACCCGACTCAAGGACGAAGCTTTCGACCCGGGTAGAACGGGAGATGACCCGATCTATGCCTGGCTGCCGGGGACCCAGACTTACGTGCAGGTCACGGAACAATTGTTGACTGATATTCACGGTGGCAAGTACCGCTATTGA
- a CDS encoding ankyrin repeat domain-containing protein, with translation MSDKSRQMTPEEAAEFAEQVFNKAREGDAAMMAALLTKGLPPNLRNHKGDTLLMLAAYHGHVDTVKVLLEHKADPEIRNDNGQSPIAGAAFKGDLAVIKALVEGGAQVEGSSFDGRTALMMAAMFNRVEVVDYLISKGADPKAKDANGITALDAAKTMGASDTVAQLEKLLG, from the coding sequence ATGTCAGACAAAAGCCGCCAGATGACCCCCGAAGAAGCCGCCGAATTTGCCGAACAGGTATTCAACAAGGCACGGGAGGGCGATGCGGCAATGATGGCCGCGCTGCTGACCAAGGGTTTGCCGCCGAACCTGCGTAACCACAAGGGCGATACCTTGTTGATGCTGGCCGCGTACCACGGTCATGTGGACACGGTAAAAGTCCTGCTGGAGCACAAGGCCGACCCGGAGATCCGCAACGACAACGGTCAGAGCCCGATTGCCGGCGCCGCCTTCAAGGGCGACCTGGCGGTGATCAAGGCCTTGGTCGAGGGTGGCGCGCAGGTTGAAGGTTCGTCCTTCGATGGCCGCACGGCGCTGATGATGGCGGCGATGTTCAACCGCGTCGAAGTGGTCGATTACCTGATCAGCAAGGGCGCCGACCCGAAAGCCAAGGACGCCAATGGCATCACCGCGCTGGACGCGGCCAAGACCATGGGGGCTTCCGATACCGTTGCGCAGCTGGAAAAACTGCTGGGCTGA
- a CDS encoding PLDc N-terminal domain-containing protein, producing MGSTFNSLVALIIFALDIWAIINVFKSSVGTGAKVLWVLLIALLPVLGLIIWAIAGPRGNVKL from the coding sequence ATGGGTTCCACGTTCAACAGTCTGGTTGCCTTGATCATTTTTGCCCTGGATATCTGGGCCATCATCAACGTATTCAAAAGCAGCGTCGGGACCGGGGCCAAAGTCCTCTGGGTACTGTTGATCGCGCTGTTGCCAGTGCTGGGACTGATCATCTGGGCCATCGCCGGGCCGCGGGGCAATGTCAAACTCTGA
- the speE gene encoding polyamine aminopropyltransferase yields the protein MSNIPASDYLETLYEGYGQRFRMEKLLHEVRTEHQHLVIFENPRMGRVMALDGVIQTTEADEFIYHEMLTHVPILAHGTAKRVLIIGGGDGGMLREVAKHRSVEHITMVEIDGTVVDMCKEFLPNHSKGAFDDPRLNLVIDDGMRFVATTTEKFDVIISDSTDPIGPGEVLFSENFYQACRRCLNEGGILVTQNGTPFMQIEEVKTTAGRLRSLFPDWHFYQAAVPTYIGGSMTFAWGATNTAYRKLSRETLQQRFTGSGIITRYYNPEIHIGAFALPQYVLQAVNKPSND from the coding sequence ATGAGCAACATCCCCGCCAGCGACTACCTGGAAACCCTCTACGAAGGCTATGGCCAGCGTTTTCGCATGGAAAAACTGCTGCACGAAGTGCGCACCGAACACCAGCACCTGGTGATCTTCGAAAACCCGCGCATGGGCCGGGTGATGGCGCTGGACGGCGTGATCCAGACCACCGAAGCCGACGAATTCATCTATCACGAAATGCTCACCCACGTGCCGATCCTCGCCCATGGCACCGCCAAGCGCGTGTTGATCATCGGCGGCGGTGACGGCGGCATGTTGCGTGAAGTGGCCAAGCACCGCAGTGTCGAGCACATCACCATGGTCGAAATCGACGGCACCGTGGTCGACATGTGCAAGGAATTCCTGCCGAACCACTCCAAGGGCGCATTCGATGATCCACGCCTGAACCTGGTGATCGACGACGGCATGCGTTTCGTCGCCACCACCACTGAAAAATTCGACGTGATCATTTCCGACTCCACCGACCCGATCGGGCCGGGCGAAGTGCTGTTCTCGGAAAACTTCTACCAGGCCTGCCGCCGCTGCCTGAACGAAGGCGGCATCCTGGTGACCCAGAACGGCACGCCGTTCATGCAGATCGAAGAAGTGAAGACCACCGCCGGTCGCCTGCGCAGCCTGTTCCCGGACTGGCACTTCTACCAGGCCGCCGTGCCGACCTACATCGGCGGCTCGATGACCTTTGCCTGGGGCGCGACCAATACCGCTTATCGCAAGTTGTCCCGCGAAACCCTGCAACAGCGTTTCACGGGCAGCGGCATCATCACCCGCTACTACAATCCAGAAATCCACATCGGTGCGTTCGCCTTGCCGCAATACGTGTTGCAGGCAGTGAACAAGCCAAGCAACGACTGA
- a CDS encoding ribonuclease E inhibitor RraB, with amino-acid sequence MSTAYQEDISSSVLRRMKEGGFDFSRFHPIEFYAIFPDEERARRAAGHFHRGESLDAQVSVRDDGAWALELCKVMYATYDDIGDFEQGFEAVVEPLGGIIEGWGVKQEVRGRLA; translated from the coding sequence ATGAGCACAGCCTATCAAGAAGACATCAGCAGCAGCGTTCTGCGCCGCATGAAAGAAGGCGGTTTTGACTTTTCACGTTTTCATCCCATCGAGTTCTACGCCATTTTCCCGGACGAGGAGCGGGCGCGCAGGGCGGCAGGTCATTTCCACCGTGGTGAATCCCTGGATGCCCAAGTCAGTGTGCGTGACGACGGTGCCTGGGCGCTGGAATTATGCAAAGTCATGTATGCCACCTACGACGACATCGGCGATTTCGAACAGGGTTTCGAGGCTGTCGTTGAGCCGCTGGGCGGAATCATCGAAGGCTGGGGTGTGAAACAGGAGGTACGAGGGCGACTCGCATAA
- a CDS encoding circularly permuted type 2 ATP-grasp protein, translating to MIRTCFDEMYDAGGQVRPHYREFARWLAETPDELLAQRRREADLLFHRAGITFTLYGDEQGTERLIPFDTIPRSIPASEWRIVERGCIQRVKALNMFLADLYHEQRIIKAGIIPAEQVLANEQYQLAMQGLDLHRDIYSHISGVDLVRDGDGTYYVLEDNLRTPSGVSYMLEDRKMMMRLFPELFAAQRIAPIDHYPNLLLDTLKSSSPIDNPSVVVLTPGRFNSAFFEHAFLAREMGVELVEGADLFVRDDKVYMRTTDGPKAVDVIYRRLDDAFLDPLAFNPESLLGVPGLLSSYRSGNVVLANAIGTGVADDKSVYPFVTDMIRFYLDEEPILKNVPTWQCRNPSELSHVLANLPELVVKETQGSGGYGMLVGPAATAAEIEAFRARIIAKPHAYIAQPTLSLSTCPTFVENGIAPRHIDLRPFVLSGRETRVVPGGLTRVALREGSLVVNSSQGGGTKDTWVVED from the coding sequence ATGATCCGCACCTGTTTTGATGAGATGTACGATGCCGGCGGCCAGGTCCGCCCGCATTATCGGGAGTTTGCCCGTTGGCTGGCCGAGACGCCTGACGAGCTTCTGGCACAACGGCGACGCGAGGCCGATCTGTTGTTTCATCGCGCCGGGATTACCTTCACGCTCTACGGGGACGAGCAGGGCACAGAGCGCCTGATTCCCTTCGACACCATCCCCCGCAGCATCCCCGCCAGCGAATGGCGGATTGTCGAGCGCGGCTGCATCCAGCGGGTCAAGGCGTTGAACATGTTCCTCGCCGACCTCTACCATGAGCAGCGCATCATCAAGGCCGGCATCATTCCGGCCGAACAGGTGCTGGCCAACGAGCAGTATCAGTTGGCGATGCAAGGGCTGGATCTGCACCGCGATATCTATTCGCACATCTCCGGCGTCGATCTGGTGCGTGACGGCGATGGCACCTATTACGTGCTCGAAGACAATCTGCGTACGCCCAGCGGCGTCAGCTACATGCTCGAAGACCGCAAGATGATGATGCGCCTGTTCCCCGAACTGTTCGCGGCGCAACGCATTGCGCCTATCGACCATTACCCGAACCTGCTGCTCGACACCCTGAAAAGCTCCAGCCCGATCGATAACCCGAGCGTGGTGGTGCTGACGCCTGGCCGATTCAACAGTGCGTTCTTCGAGCATGCGTTTCTCGCACGGGAAATGGGTGTGGAACTGGTGGAAGGCGCGGACTTGTTCGTGCGTGACGACAAGGTCTACATGCGCACCACTGACGGGCCAAAAGCGGTCGACGTGATTTATCGTCGCCTCGACGACGCCTTCCTCGATCCGCTGGCGTTCAATCCGGAATCGCTGCTCGGCGTGCCGGGGCTGCTGTCGTCCTACCGTTCCGGCAACGTGGTGCTGGCCAATGCGATCGGCACAGGGGTGGCGGACGACAAGTCGGTGTACCCGTTCGTTACCGACATGATCCGTTTCTACCTCGATGAAGAACCAATCCTGAAGAACGTGCCGACCTGGCAGTGCCGTAATCCGTCTGAACTTTCCCACGTGCTGGCCAATCTTCCCGAACTGGTGGTCAAGGAAACCCAAGGCTCCGGCGGGTACGGAATGCTGGTGGGGCCGGCGGCGACGGCGGCGGAAATCGAAGCCTTTCGCGCGCGCATCATCGCCAAGCCCCATGCGTATATCGCGCAACCGACGCTGTCGCTGTCGACTTGTCCGACTTTTGTCGAAAACGGCATCGCGCCACGCCACATCGACTTGCGGCCGTTTGTCCTGTCGGGTCGTGAAACCCGGGTTGTGCCCGGCGGTTTGACCCGTGTCGCCCTGCGCGAAGGCTCCCTGGTGGTCAACTCCTCCCAGGGTGGCGGAACCAAGGACACCTGGGTGGTCGAGGATTAA
- a CDS encoding alpha-E domain-containing protein, which yields MLSRTASDLYWMSRYLERAENLARMLDISYSLSLMPQDGRGDGLHELAMPLLITGTLDDYLERHGELHAERLLHFFALDAANPASIYSCLGAARASAHAVRGRITADMWENINATWLEIRGIAEQGLSRYGMSRFCEWIKERSHLFRGASYGTIMRNDAFRFIRLGTFIERADNTLRLLDARYEMAGDQAEAVSDGTAHAYYQWSALLRALSSFEAYTEIYRDAPGARHVAELLLLRADVPRSLRACTEEIDQILAQLPGANGRPAQRLAAEMDARLRYTGIHEILEEGLHAWLTEFIPLVRQLGNAIHSSYLEAA from the coding sequence ATGTTAAGTAGAACTGCCTCGGATTTGTATTGGATGTCGCGTTACCTGGAGCGGGCGGAAAACCTCGCACGGATGCTCGACATCAGTTATTCGCTGTCGTTGATGCCGCAGGATGGCCGTGGCGACGGTTTGCACGAGCTGGCCATGCCGCTGTTGATCACCGGCACCCTCGACGATTACCTGGAGCGCCACGGCGAGTTGCATGCCGAACGGCTACTGCATTTCTTCGCCCTGGATGCGGCCAACCCGGCGAGCATCTACAGCTGCCTCGGGGCCGCGCGGGCCAGCGCCCATGCGGTGCGTGGGCGCATCACCGCCGACATGTGGGAAAACATCAATGCCACCTGGCTGGAGATTCGCGGCATTGCCGAACAGGGCTTGAGTCGCTACGGCATGAGCCGTTTCTGCGAGTGGATCAAGGAACGTTCCCACCTGTTCCGGGGCGCGTCCTACGGCACCATCATGCGTAACGATGCGTTTCGCTTCATTCGTCTGGGGACCTTTATCGAGCGGGCGGACAACACTTTGCGTTTGCTCGATGCCCGCTACGAAATGGCCGGCGATCAGGCCGAGGCGGTCAGCGATGGCACCGCTCACGCGTATTACCAATGGAGCGCGTTGTTGCGGGCGTTGTCGTCGTTCGAGGCCTACACGGAAATCTACCGCGATGCCCCTGGTGCCCGGCATGTCGCCGAATTGCTGTTGTTGCGGGCCGATGTACCGCGATCCTTGCGTGCCTGCACCGAAGAGATCGACCAGATTCTCGCGCAATTGCCGGGAGCCAACGGTCGTCCCGCACAGCGCCTGGCGGCAGAAATGGACGCGCGCCTGCGCTACACCGGCATCCATGAAATTCTCGAAGAAGGCCTGCACGCCTGGCTGACCGAGTTCATCCCGCTGGTGCGTCAGTTGGGTAACGCGATTCACAGTTCTTATCTGGAGGCCGCATGA
- a CDS encoding transglutaminase family protein, which translates to MRLSISHETTYHYEDKVRASIQYLRLTPHDSERQHVLSWQLDLPRPVRAQLDPFGNILHVLTMDEPHEAIIIGARGQVDIDELREAEHESQSALPFLRFTRLTEADAGLRAFAEKACKQRRDRTALIDLMHGLNQHMTYTPGSTEVDTSAAQAFAGRSGVCQDHTHAFLACTRSLGIPARYVSGYLYSENCEHLASHAWAEAWLDDAWYSFDVTNELARPERHLKLAVGLDYLDACPVRGMRRGGGCEQMHAKVRVSPTPAPVILVQQQ; encoded by the coding sequence ATGAGACTTTCCATTAGCCACGAAACCACCTATCACTACGAAGACAAGGTGCGGGCGAGCATCCAGTACCTGCGACTGACTCCTCACGACAGCGAGCGCCAGCACGTGCTCAGCTGGCAGCTCGACTTGCCGCGCCCGGTGCGCGCGCAACTCGATCCGTTTGGCAACATCCTGCACGTGCTGACCATGGACGAGCCGCACGAAGCAATCATCATCGGCGCCCGTGGCCAGGTGGATATCGACGAATTGCGCGAGGCCGAACACGAGAGCCAGTCGGCACTGCCGTTTCTGCGTTTCACTCGCCTGACCGAAGCAGACGCCGGCCTGCGTGCATTCGCCGAGAAGGCGTGCAAGCAACGCCGCGACCGCACGGCGCTGATCGATCTGATGCATGGTCTCAACCAGCACATGACCTATACGCCGGGCTCCACGGAAGTGGACACCAGCGCGGCCCAGGCCTTTGCCGGACGTTCCGGCGTGTGCCAGGACCACACCCACGCGTTTCTCGCCTGCACCCGCAGCCTGGGCATTCCCGCGCGTTATGTGTCGGGTTATCTGTACAGCGAAAACTGCGAACACCTGGCCAGCCACGCTTGGGCCGAAGCCTGGCTGGATGATGCCTGGTACAGCTTTGACGTGACCAACGAACTGGCCCGGCCGGAACGTCACCTGAAACTGGCGGTGGGCCTGGATTACCTGGATGCCTGCCCGGTGCGCGGAATGCGTCGGGGCGGCGGGTGTGAGCAGATGCATGCCAAGGTGCGGGTTTCACCGACACCGGCGCCGGTGATCTTGGTGCAGCAACAGTAG
- a CDS encoding c-type cytochrome, with protein sequence MDGNHLKMLILLGALLFGSPLYAAQLNLELGANNRTWQTEELLKHPQAQTISISNDVSYKRDMSYRAVPLSALLTGIKPDDHLQAVALDGFAAEMSAAPLLNTQGARAWLAIEDPAKPWPPLSADKPGAGPFYLVWTNPQAGNISPEQWPFQVASIKRLAPVAERFPALLPDPALKADDPVNKGFALFQKNCLACHRLNGAGDAQFGPDLNIPYNPTEYFGADFLKRYIRDPQSLRQWPQAKMPGFSAEVLPDGDLGMLVGYLQHMVGRKVKP encoded by the coding sequence ATGGACGGCAATCACTTGAAAATGCTCATTCTGCTCGGGGCCCTGCTGTTCGGCTCGCCCCTGTATGCCGCACAGCTGAACCTGGAGCTGGGCGCGAACAATCGCACCTGGCAGACCGAGGAATTGCTCAAGCACCCTCAGGCTCAAACCATCAGCATCAGCAACGACGTTTCCTACAAACGGGACATGAGCTACCGCGCCGTGCCGCTGTCCGCACTGCTGACCGGTATAAAGCCTGACGACCACCTGCAAGCCGTGGCCCTGGATGGCTTTGCCGCCGAAATGAGCGCTGCGCCGCTGCTCAATACCCAGGGCGCACGGGCGTGGCTGGCGATTGAAGACCCGGCCAAACCCTGGCCACCGCTGTCCGCAGACAAGCCGGGGGCCGGGCCGTTCTATCTGGTCTGGACCAACCCGCAGGCCGGCAACATCAGCCCTGAACAATGGCCGTTCCAGGTAGCGAGCATCAAGCGCCTGGCGCCCGTGGCCGAACGCTTTCCCGCCCTGCTGCCCGATCCGGCCCTGAAGGCGGATGATCCAGTGAACAAGGGTTTTGCCTTGTTCCAGAAGAATTGCCTGGCCTGTCATCGACTCAATGGCGCCGGGGACGCGCAGTTCGGGCCGGACCTGAATATTCCGTACAACCCGACCGAGTATTTCGGCGCGGACTTCCTCAAACGCTACATCCGCGACCCACAGAGTTTGCGTCAGTGGCCACAGGCGAAAATGCCCGGGTTTTCAGCCGAAGTGTTGCCAGATGGGGATCTGGGGATGCTGGTGGGGTATTTGCAGCATATGGTTGGGCGCAAGGTTAAGCCCTGA
- a CDS encoding acetyl-CoA C-acetyltransferase — MTQALIFDALRTPRGKGKADGALHSVKPVNLVAGLLTALQQRTALDTSQVDDVVLGCVTPIGDQGSDIAKTAAQVADWDVSVAGVQINRFCASGLEAVNLGAMKVRSGFEDLVVVGGVESMSRVPMGSDGGAWALDPATNLHSHFTPQGVGADLIATLEGFSRQDVDAYALHSQQKAARARADGSFNKSLVPVQDQNGIILLDHDEFIRAESTLEGLGKLKPSFEMMGQMGFDATALRVYSHVERINHVHTPGNSSGIVDGAALMLIGSEAKGRALGLQPRARIVATAVTSTDPTIMLTGPAPATRKALAKAGLRVEDIDLFEVNEAFASVVLKFIKDMAIDPDKVNVNGGSIAMGHPLGATGCAILGTLLDELEARHLRYGLATLCVGGGMGIATIIERL; from the coding sequence ATGACCCAAGCATTGATTTTCGACGCGTTACGCACGCCCCGTGGCAAAGGCAAGGCCGATGGCGCCTTGCACAGTGTCAAACCGGTGAACCTGGTTGCCGGGTTGCTGACCGCGCTGCAACAGCGCACGGCGCTGGACACCAGCCAGGTCGATGACGTGGTGCTCGGCTGCGTGACGCCGATCGGCGATCAAGGTTCTGACATCGCCAAGACGGCCGCTCAGGTGGCCGACTGGGATGTCAGTGTGGCGGGCGTACAGATCAACCGTTTCTGCGCTTCGGGGCTTGAGGCAGTCAACCTCGGCGCGATGAAGGTGCGCTCAGGCTTCGAAGACCTGGTGGTGGTCGGTGGCGTCGAGTCGATGTCCCGGGTGCCGATGGGCAGCGACGGCGGTGCCTGGGCGCTGGATCCGGCGACCAATCTGCACAGTCACTTCACACCACAGGGCGTGGGCGCCGACCTGATCGCCACCCTTGAAGGCTTCAGCCGCCAGGATGTCGATGCCTACGCGCTGCATTCCCAGCAAAAGGCTGCGCGGGCACGGGCCGACGGCTCGTTCAACAAGTCGCTGGTGCCGGTGCAGGACCAGAACGGCATCATCCTGCTCGATCACGATGAGTTCATCCGCGCCGAATCAACCCTGGAAGGCCTGGGCAAGCTCAAACCGAGTTTCGAGATGATGGGGCAGATGGGCTTCGATGCCACCGCACTGCGGGTCTACAGCCATGTGGAGCGGATCAATCATGTGCACACACCCGGCAACAGTTCCGGGATTGTCGATGGCGCGGCGCTGATGCTCATCGGCTCCGAAGCCAAGGGGCGGGCGCTGGGCTTGCAGCCACGGGCGCGGATTGTCGCCACGGCGGTCACCAGCACCGACCCGACCATCATGCTCACCGGCCCCGCGCCGGCGACCCGCAAGGCGTTGGCCAAGGCCGGGCTGCGGGTCGAAGACATCGATCTGTTCGAGGTCAACGAGGCGTTCGCTTCGGTGGTGTTGAAATTCATCAAGGACATGGCCATCGATCCGGACAAGGTCAATGTCAACGGCGGTTCCATCGCCATGGGCCATCCGCTGGGCGCCACCGGTTGCGCCATTCTCGGCACGCTGCTCGATGAACTGGAGGCCCGACACCTGCGCTACGGTCTCGCGACCCTGTGTGTCGGCGGCGGCATGGGTATTGCCACCATCATCGAACGCCTCTGA